The following proteins come from a genomic window of Oncorhynchus clarkii lewisi isolate Uvic-CL-2024 chromosome 23, UVic_Ocla_1.0, whole genome shotgun sequence:
- the LOC139381908 gene encoding peripherin-2-like: MALMKVKFDLPKRVKLAQGLWLMYWLAVMTGILVFSLGLFFKIELRKRSEMMNNNESHFVPNLLILVGLAACGLNVFGGKVCHDSLDAIKFAKWKPMVKGYLMGCFAFNILLFFTALLCFCMQFQLYFALAEGLKNGIKFYKDTDTPGRCFMKRTLDMTQIEFRCCGNNNYRDWFEVQWISNRYLDFSNDEVKDRVLSNVEGKFLMESVPFSCCNPGSPRPCIQHQLTNNSAHYDYDHHTEELNIWTRGCRESLVAYYGGMMNSIGSLMLLYIILEAGVMVGLQYLTTSLETMADPENPESESEGWLLEKSVKETVADVIATIKGLAGAGNQVGEGEEAVATVS, encoded by the exons ATGGCGTTGATGAAGGTAAAGTTTGACTTGCCCAAGCGGGTGAAGCTTGCCCAGGGCCTATGGCTCATGTACTGGCTGGCAGTGATGACCGGCATCCTTGTCTTCAGCCTGGGGCTGTTCTTTAAGATCGAGCTCCGGAAGAGGAGTGAGATGATGAACAACAACGAAAGCCATTTTGTGCCCAACCTGTTGATCCTAGTAGGCCTAGCTGCTTGCGGGCTCAATGTTTTTGGCGGCAAAGTGTGCCACGACTCTCTGGATGCTATAAAGTTTGCCAAGTGGAAGCCCATGGTCAAGGGCTACCTGATGGGCTGCTTCGCTTTCAACATCCTCCTGTTCTTCACAGCTCTGCTGTGCTTCTGCATGCAGTTCCAGCTGTACTTCGCCCTGGCCGAGGGTCTGAAGAATGGGATAAAATTCTACAAGGATACAGATACACCTGGACGCTGCTTCATGAAGAGGACGCTGGACATGACCCAGATCGAGTTCCGCTGCTGTGGCAACAACAACTATAGGGATTGGTTTGAGGTCCAGTGGATCAGCAACCGCTATCTGGACTTCAGCAACGATGAAGTCAAAGA CCGTGTCCTGAGCAACGTGGAGGGGAAGTTCCTGATGGAGAGTGTGCCGTTCAGCTGCTGCAACCCCGGCTCCCCCAGACCCTGCATCCAGCACCAGCTGACCAACAACTCAGCCCACTATGACTACGACCACCACACCGAGGAGCTCAACATCTGGACCCGGGGCTGCCGCGAGTCCCTGGTCGCCTACTACGGAGGCATGATGAACAGCATCGGGAGCCTGATGCTACTGTACATCATACTGGAG GCAGGAGTGATGGTGGGCTTACAGTACCTGACCACTTCTCTGGAGACCATGGCAGACCCAGAGAACCcggagagtgagagtgagggcTGGCTCCTGGAGAAGAGTGTGAAGGAGACGGTGGCAGACGTCATAGCAACAATCAAGGGTCTGGCCGGTGCAGGGAACCAGGTGGGGGAGGGTGAGGAGGCGGTGGCCACTGTGAGTTGA